A region from the Lycium barbarum isolate Lr01 chromosome 8, ASM1917538v2, whole genome shotgun sequence genome encodes:
- the LOC132607946 gene encoding zinc finger BED domain-containing protein RICESLEEPER 2-like: MAITTHFIDDSWRLQSHILRFVYVPAPHDKDTLCSALINCLLEWNLERRLSTITVDNCSTNNAMMKTLLDEKLCKRDLLLMGRLFHVRCAAHILNLIVQEGLKVIGDSVSNVCNSVLYWIGSSSRIERFEEAARLLHISCNKKLEYDCPTRWNSTYLMLKTVLDYKDVFMKLSLTDTSYRCYPTEGQWSAAEEVCCKLKLFYHITEQFSGSQYPPSSQYFSKVCEIKLELEVWVKSSNLLISSMASAMLFKYKKYWDDVHIFMGVAAIFDPTYKMKLVEFYLPHIYGETIALDKIQEVRTHCFDLFQEYKSRVPTTHEASSSNEVVGFIDVDRLSSFDRFVASSRVNVVTRSELDLYLEESLLPRTPSFDSLSWWKTNGLKFPTLQNMALVTS; encoded by the coding sequence ATGGCTATTACAACGCATTTTATTGATGATTCATGGAGGCTTCAAAGTCATATTCTTAGATTTGTTTATGTACCTGCCCCACATGATAAGGATACGTTGTGTAGTGCGTTGATTAATTGTTTGTTAGAGTGGAATCTTGAAAGAAGATTATCAACCATTACAGTTGATAATTGTAGCACAAACAATGCAATGATGAAGACTTTGTTAGATGAGAAACTTTGTAAAAGGGATTTATTGTTGATGGGTCGATTGTTTCATGTGCGTTGTGCCGCACACATCTTGAATTTGATTGTGCAAGAAGGGCTAAAGGTGATAGGAGATAGTGTTAGTAATGTGTGCAACAGTGTCTTATACTGGATAGGGTCATCAAGTAGAATTGAAAGGTTTGAAGAAGCTGCACGGTTGTTACATATTTCTTGTAACAAAAAGTTGGAGTATGATTGTCCAACTCGTTGGAACTCAACATATCTAATGTTGAAAACGGTCCTAGACTATAAAGATGTGTTTATGAAGTTGAGTCTAACTGACACTAGTTATCGTTGTTATCCAACTGAAGGGCAATGGAGTGCAGCAGAAGAAGTTTGTTGTAAGTTGAAGCTTTTTTATCATATTACTGAACAATTCTCAGGAAGTCAATATCCACCTTCAAGTCAGTACTTTTCAAAAGTTTGTGAAATTAAGCTAGAATTGGAAGTTTGGGTTAAAAGTTCTAATCTTTTAATTAGCTCTATGGCATCGGCAATGTTGTTCAAATATAAGAAATATTGGGATGACGTGCATATTTTTATGGGTGTGGCTGCTATCTTTGATCCGACGTATAAGATGAAGTTGGTGGAGTTTTATCTTCCACATATTTATGGTGAAACAATTGCTTTAGATAAGATTCAAGAAGTTCGAACCCACTGTTTCGATCTCTTTCAAGAGTATAAGAGTAGAGTACCTACTACACATGAAGCATCTAGTTCTAATGAAGTTGTTGGTTTTATTGACGTTGATCGTCTGTCTAGCTTTGATAGATTTGTCGCTTCGAGTAGGGTTAATGTGGTCACAAGATCGGAGCTAGATTTGTATTTAGAAGAAAGTTTGCTACCTCGAACTCCATCGTTCGACAGTTTAAGTTGGTGGAAGACAAATGGATTAAAGTTTCCTACTTTGCAGAATATGGCTCTCGTGACATCTTAG